In the bacterium SCSIO 12741 genome, TGAAGCAACTCAAAACCTCATGCAAAGTTTGTTTAAGGATCAGGCTATAGAATGGCAGATGGATCAACTGGGAATGGAAAAAATCATTCCCAAACAAATAGAGGTACATTGCTTTAGGATTATCCAGGAACTACTCACCAATTGCATAAAACACTCCCAGGCCAGCTCCGTATCTTTGCAATTGCTAAACCGAAAAAACAAATTGGTGGTTCATTACGAAGACAATGGTGTAGGATTTGACCCCAAGGCTGCTACAAACGGTATTGGAATGAAAAACATAAAGGATAGATTAAGCCTGTTGAATGCCGAGCTGGTGGTGGAGAATGACACCCCTAACCAAACCTCCATTCGGTTTACCATTGACCTAAACTTATATGCTTAAAGTAGTATTAGTTGACGACCATAAGTTGGTGACCGAGGGGTTTAAGAAGATTATCGACTCGAGCCCGGGTTTTGAAGTAATCGAAATCTTTAATAATCCCAAACAGGCGCTGATAAACATCCCCACTTTAGCACCGGATATAGTCGTTACCGATTTTGAAATGCCCGAAATAAATGGCATTGACTTTATTGATAGCCTGCGTCAATACTTACCCAATTTCAAATCAATTGTTTTAAGTATGCACTTGTCATCCAGCTTATTAAGCATGGTGAAGGAGCAAAACATTCAAGGCTATCTACCTAAAAGTACGGATGAGTTTGAGCTGATGCAATGTTTAGAAGCAGTTAAAGCGGGACGGAATTTTTATTCGCAGGAAGTGCTCAATAATACCTTGGCCGAAACCCATCAATTAAAGACTATTTCCGACAAAAACAAAAAGTACCAACTATCGAAAAGGGAACAAGAAATTCTGGAAAGGGTGGTTGATGGGCTGGGTACCAAACAAATTGCCGATCAACTCAACTTATCTCCACGCACGGTAGAAACCCATCGCAAAAACATCATGGAGAAACTGGATGTTAACAGTGTTGCAAGTTTAGTGCGGGTGGCTATTACAGAGGGTTTGATTCAATAAGGATCTCTGCATTCGCAGCATCATCTCACCATAGATTACCATCAAAAAAGCCCATCCACATGGAGCGAATGAGCCTTTTTGACTGGAGGAAAGCAAGTATGAGAGCGGTGGACTTACCCAGTCTTCCTCTTAGTACCGCCCTCATCCTCGCTCGGTTCTAACACAGGTTAGAACATCTTCGACCCACATCAATAACAAACAGTCAGAAATCACCGTACTACACAACTAAACAGCGCATCCTGAACAGGGGACTTGGCTTAAACGGAGATTTGTTGCGCTTGGGCCGAAAAAACTTTAGTTCTTAATAAACTTCAATGTTGCTGGTTGATGGTTGCTTGTTTGATAGTGAATAAAGTATACTCCATTGTCCCAAGAGCTGATGTCCAATTGCAGATCGGAGTTTTCTTCCGAGGTAAATACTTCCATTACCTGCCCGTCGATATAGCTGATGGTCACCTGAGCTGATTCAGCATTTCCATTGGAAATGGTGAGTTCGTTAGAAGCCGGGTTCGGGAAAATCGAAAGGGTAGGAGTGCTTTCTGTTTCCAATATGGCAACGTTGGTGCTGATGCGACTTCCGTATTTATAGTCAAAATCGAAATGGGCATTATTTCCGAAAAAACTCGGGTTTACCACCGCATAACATTTCATGGCCACGTACATATCCATGTCACGAATCTTAGCCACATATATAGCTCCTTCTTCAATCGTTTCAATGCTTAGGCTTGGAGTGCCGGCGTTGTATTCACTTTCAATGTCTCCCATATCCGTAATGGTGGCATAGTTGAAACCAGCAGATGCTTTTACCCACTTGGTCAATCCATTTCCGGTAATATCCCCATTCCACATGGTGCTGGCACCAGCAGTTACTCCAAAATCCAGCCCTGGAGGTACGGAAGGGCCATTGTGCTCGACCATATCGAGATTCTTTTCCTCACCATTTTGGTATTTACGGTTTATGGGGTCAAAACTGTCAAAGTAGTCATGCTTCACGAAGTCATAGCCCGATTGATGTCCGCTTACCGATCCGTCGGGATTCAACACATCATCGCTGTGGTGATCATAGAGTCTTTTTCCGGTTACCTCAGTCAGCTGCTGGGCCTGGGAATAGGCTCCCGTAAACAACAACCCAAAGAGTACAAATGCAGCGTTTAAGTTTACATGTAATTTCATAAGTATGTTCATTAATAGATTTGATTAATTGGCCCCGTTATTAGCTATGATCTTGTGGTCTACGCGGCGCCAATTGCGTAATTTGAGGTAAACATACTTTGGTGAAATCGAACGTTTTGTTCCGATTTGTACTTGAACACGTTCAATTGATATCTGGAAGCCTTGAATTTTTTTCGGCTTCGGCAATTTTAGTGGATTGGCAGCCAAATTTTGGCTCGTGTACCCGCTCCCGACCCCTCTTTATCGTACAGGTCGAAAATGGTGAACCGGAGTGAATCTTCCCCGTTTTGGTTGAATAGGTTCAATCGTTCTTTAATGTTGGAAAACGCTTGGGACTTATAGTGCTTTTGTTTGCGCTGTTTGATTTCCCTGGCTTTTTCACGGCCCACGCCATTATCTTCAATTCTACAGATGATTTGCTGATCCTTTAGGTTGAGCTCAATGCCTAAATGCCCCGGCCTTCCTTCCAGGTTGACTAACCCATGAACGATGGCGTTTTCGACAAAGGGTTGAATGATCATACTCGGAATCTCAAAGACTTCATTCTGCAGCTTTTCATCCATGGTTATGTCGTAGGAAAACTTGCCATTAAAGCGGGTAGATTCAATTTCAAGGTAGTTTTTTATCAGGTCTATTTCGTCTTCCAGAGGAACAAAGGTCAGGTTGGAATTCTCAAGCACACCCCTCAGGAGGCGGGCAAACTGAGAGAGGTATTCGTAGGCCTTTTCCGTTTCGCCGTTGAGTACAAAGTTTTGAGCTGTATTCACACAATTAAAGATGAAATGAGAATTCATCTGAGACCGCAAGGCGACCAGTTTGGTAGTAGCCAATGCTTCTTTTAATCCCGCTTCAGTAACTTTCTTTTTTTGATTTCTAAACCAGAAAACAGAAAGGCTAAGAAAGATGAATAGCAGGGAGATTATGACGGTGGCCAATACATAAAAGCGCATTTCAATAATCCGGTTCTCCTGCTCCAGGTTTTCTGCCAACGACTGAGCCAGCTTTTTTTCCGTTTCAGCGCTTTGGTACCGCTCTTCAATTTCTGCAATAGCCGAAGCATTTCTCGATTTGAACAAGCTGTCATGAGCATGGTTTCTTACCATCAAGGCATCGTAGCCGTCCTGGTATTGCCCCGATTTGTAGAGGGCCTTAGCAAGCAAGTCGTTGCCTTGAATGACCCGATCGCTTACTCCTAAGTAGGCCGCTTTTTTCAATCCTGTTTTCGTTTGATCGATGGCTTCGTCATATTTCCCAATGGCGATCAAATATTCAGCGTATTTGAAATGCAGAATATCTGGCATCTCAATAGGTGGATTTGGGGTATTAAAGTTTTCAAGACTCCGTTCAAAGTAGTATCCGGCGGAGTCCAGTTCACCCATTTCCAAAAAGGTGGATCCCAGGGTATTATTCGAATAGCCAACTTGTTTGTAGTCTTTTTGTTCGAGCCTGATTTTGAGCGCTTCTTTAAAGTGGTAGATGGCCGTGTCATATTGCTTCATGGGCCTGGCGATTACCCCCAGGTTTTGATGAATAGTGCCCATCCGGGCTATCCGGTTTTTGTCTTTAGCCTTTACCAACAGAGCCAAAGTGCGGTTGAAGTATATTTTCGATTCCTCGAGCCTGTCGAGCTCCATATTGATCAGCCCGAGAATGTTTAGGGTTTCGGCCATTACGTTGGCACTTCGACCTGGCTTTTCCAGAATTTCCAAGGCTTCATGAGCCTGTGTTAGGGCTTGCTCATAATCCAGTTTAATGAGAAGAAGCCAGGCTTTTTGAGTCTTGGCTTGGGCCAACCCGTCTTCATAGTTCGAGGCTTCACAATCTCGAATAACGTAGTCCACGGCCCACATGGCTGAATCGTAGGAATAGTCAGACATTAAGTCTGAATAAACAAGGCCGGTAAAAGACCGAACCTTAATATCGTCATCTAAGGTGAATACCTGCTTTAGGCTGTCCAACTGCTTCGGTCGGTTGCCTTCAGAATGCAACTGAATGAAGAGAAAAAAGAGAAACGGAAAAATTAATAAGGCTTTGCTCATGTCACAAATGAAACCGAAAAACAAAAATGGGGAAGAGGTAATTTGTAGTTAGCCCGGTTGAGTCAATAATCCGCTCGTTTTGAGCCTCCCAATGAAAGGAGTTCCAACAAACCGCCCTTTCTACTTTTCGATACGCTCAGCTCCCGGTCATCTTCCATAATTACAAATCCACCATCTGCTTTAATAAATTTCTTGATGTACCTCAAGTTGATTAGCGTAGCACTATGGCAACGGTAGAATCCATAATCGGTCAATACTTCCGAATAAAACTTGAGGTTTTTTGAAGTAGTGAGCTTGTGGCCATTTTGGAGGTGAAAATGGGTATAACTCCCGTCTGCCCGGCAGTAGAGAATGGTAGATACTTCCACAAATTCGAATCCATCGAAGGTAGGTAGGGTTATTTTGTGGTGCTCCTTTTGGTCGGTTAGAAAATTGGTGAACATCTGCTTCACTTTGCTTCCTTCTTGTTGAAGGGGGTTAAAGTTCTCCACCTTGCTCACAGCCTGTTTCAATTCGGTTGGATTTACGGGCTTAACGATGTAATCCAGGGCCGAGAATTTAATCGCTTTTAAAGCAAACTTTTCATGGGCCGTTACGAAGATCACATGAAAGTTGATTTCATCAAACAACTCGAGTAAGTCAAAACCACTGTAGGCACCCATGTCTATATCCAAGAATACCAGCTTGGGCTGTTGTTCAGTAATGATCGAATAGGCGGTATTCAAATCTGATGCGGTGCCTACGATGTCGATGTTATCGGTAAACGATTGGATTAACTTGGATAAGGTGTCAATACTCTTTTGCTCATCATCAACCAGGACCGTCTTAATCATGCTATAAAATTAAGGATTTGAAAGGCCGCTGTAAACAGGCAATTGACAAATTCAAGTTGGCCCATTGCTACTTGGCTCTTTGGGTTTTTGAGGAGAGATGGCAAGCCGAAGTTTATCCGGGAAGAATAAAGGAGAACGTTCCTCTGTGACCAATTTTGGCCCGCTCGCAAAAAGAACTCTACAAGAAACAAAAAAGAACCAGCAAGTCATGAAAAGATCGATGTTTTAGTGGGCTGAAATTCATCAATTTGAATCATTGTTTCACCTCATTAAATCCAAAATCAACATGAACAAAAAATTACAATTAGCCTTTCTGGTTTTCACGGCATTTTTGATCCAGACGACCGCTATCGCTCAATTTGGTCCACCTCAGGCCTATAAATTCCAAATTGACCACGTCTTCAACGGAATGCCCATTGCCTCCGAAAGGGTTCAGGTTACTTCAACTATTCAGGTGCCAGATGGATACTTAATATTAGGTAATATCGAAAGGCTCAATCCCAATGGGGATATGGCGAATAAAATAATCATGGCCCACGTAGATCACCACGGAGAAATTCCCAATTCGAACTTCTGGATAAAGGAGTACGGGGATGACGTAACCAATCAATTGGGGCATCAAATCATTCGGGATTACCTGGGTAATTATGTTGTTCTTGCTGAAGAGATGGACCAATATCTAACTCCGTCCAGAAGAATTTTACTTTATAACGTTGACCTGAGCGGGAATATCTCCAATGTTAAAACGTACAATTTTTTCAAGCCCGGTAATTTCGGTTATTGCTCGACCAGAGGGATTGAAATCATTCCTACTTTGGGACCCAATGGTCCGAGTGGATACGCGATCTGTGGAGCAAGGTTCGAATGCACTATTCAATCGGATTATCCATTTGTGATCAGACTGGACAATAATTTTAACCTCACCTGGCAAAAGATATATCCAGTAGCCAATGGTAAGTTCTTATCGATAGCCCAGCTTCATGGATTGGGGCAAAATTTTATTGCTGTTGGTACCAATGGAGATGGAATCATGGCAGAAATTGACTACGCTACGGGAAATTTGGTGGTCAATGCTAACATTAACAACTCGGGCAATCTGTACTCTACAGGCGTTCGTAGTTTTAACAAAGTAATTAGCACCTCAGATGGTGGTTTTGTTTTGGGCTCCTCCATTGGTTTGTATTCCACAAGTTCAGGAATTCCATCGGAAATCGGACTCCATAAATTTGATCAAACCAGAACCCGGGTTTGGTTTTCTGAATACGTCAACTTGAATTATAACAACAACGTATTGCTGGAAGATATCAAAGAGACATCACTGGGTTATGACGTGTTGCACTCTTCTGAAAACGGGTTGATTATGACACGTATCGATCCCTTAAATGGAGATCCAGTTTTTAGTAAAAAATTCACTACTGGCTCAACATCTTCCTCTTTTGCCAGATTTCCTGAAACCAGCGTGAATTATCAAAAAATTCATTTCTCTCCCGGATCGATAATCAATGAAGGAACGGCTTTTGCGGCTCATTTTTCTCATGTTACCAATTTAGGCGGCCATCCGAATACCAATGAGCGAAAGGAGTTTAGATTGATTAAGATGGACTCCCAGTTTGAGGCCGGATCGTCCAATTGCCAGCTTCCGGTGATCATTGCGAAAGATCCATTCTGTACACTTCAACTTTTTGGACCGTGCCGACAGCTTTATGCCAATTATGGTATGCTGGCAAGTATTTCTGAAGGTATGATAGCAAGTACAGTTCCTTGGGGTTTGTCTAACCTATCCGATACCACTCATTACCAATGTGCTGAAGTAGTTTACGAAGTATCTATTCCTGATGATCAGGATGATGGCGATGTGCAAACGCCTTTCTTTAAAACCACCACGGGTATTGATGCTACAGCCAACCAAGAGGTTGAATTTACCTTGAAAACCCTTCAAATCTCTGGCCTTTATGAATTGGAGTCGTCCGTGGAAATTGAGCGCGTTCAAGCACTCGATTTGAGTGGCAAAGTGGTTTTGGACAAAACCGATAGGGTTCAAGAAGTTGATCTGAGAGAATACCAAGGAGGAGTTTACTTGATTCGGGCCTTCATGAATTCCGGGGAAGTAATCACCTCAAAAGTGATTAAACAATAAGTGATTTTCTAAACGAACAAGGCAAATAGCGGCCTAGTAAATTGAAAAAGGAAGGAGTTTCACCGGGTTATGGTGGGACTCCTTTTTTGCTGATAGACGGAGGCAAAAGTTATTCTTTTCAGATTTCGATATCTTTGAAAGATGATCCTGCGAACCAATCCATCCATTTCCAATTTTTGGCTAATTGCCTGTCTTGGCGCAGTGATTGTATCTTGTTGCCCTCGGCAAAATGGCACCTGCCCATACCCCGAAGACATCGATTGGATGGCTCAAATGAGCGGCCAATTGGTTCGTTTTGAATCCACCGATGCGAATTGGGTAGAGCTGCAATTTGAGGCCGGTGACACCTTCGGTTATTCAGTCGATTCGGATTGTGCTAATACCCTGGTATCCGTTTCAGATTGTGGTTGCAATTGCGAGTCCAGCACAAGAATAGGTGGATCGGTAACTCGTTCGTCCAATAATTTTAAGGGCAGGCTGTATTTTACCTCGGCCATTGTTTCTGATTTGGACGATGAGCAGGAAACCGTTACCATGACTTACTCGGTATTCAATCAATACAGTACCTCCGAAAAAAGCTTGTTTGAAAATCCCTCTGTTGTACGTCCTTTTCTGGATGCTACTGTTGGGTGGGACCGGGAGAACGTTTCCTACAAAAACGTAGTAGAACTTAGTCATTCAAACCCCAGGGAATCGGATTACGTGGTCAAGTCCTTTTATACCCAATCAGATGGTATAGTTGGTTTTGAGATGAACACCGGAGAACTGTATTTACTCAGAAAATGAGAGCCCCCCTTTTCAATATCACCGGATTGCTTTTGGGAATTACCATGCTGTACTCCCAAGGTAGTGTTGGGCAAGAAAACCAACCCTTTTCAGACACCATATCCTTCCACTTGACCGATCATAACAACCTCTCTGTTCAAGCGGTAATTAATCAAAGGGATACGGTAGATCTCATGTTTCATACCGCTGCAGGAGATGTGACTTTAATCTCCGAAGTCATTGGAGATTTACCCTCCTTGGTTTGGCAAGAACCTCAGGCCGTGCATAGCTGGGGAGGTGCCAATGAAGCCCGGGTAAGCGTGAACAATGAAATGCACATTGGCCGGATTCAAACAGATAGTTTGACCATTTGGGAAACCCAGAGATCCGGACCTAAAACGGATGGTAAATTCGGACCCGACTTTTTCGGCGGAAGGATATTTGAAATGAATTACGATGACGAAGTCCTTCGGGTCTATTCCGCTCTTCCGACCCAGATGGAAGGTTACCAGAAACTGCCATTGGTCATTGAAAATGGATTGATGTTTATCGAGGCCACCGCACGGGTAGGTAAAAAGGAATACACCCATCGATTTTTGATTCATTCCGGTTATGGTGGCACCCTATTATTTGATGACGCTTTTGCCCAGGAAAGCCAATTGGGAGAGCAAATCGTCATCACCGATCAACAAGAGTTGAAGGATTCGTATGGCAATGTGATCAAAACGCAGAAGGGCCTACTCCCGAGTTTTAAATTGGGAGACCTGGAATTTCAAAACCTGCCAGTGGGCTTTTTTGAAGGCGCCTTGGGGCGGCAAAAAGTAAGCGTATTAGGCGGCGATTTGCTAAAGCGCTTAAACCTCATTTTTGACCTGGAAAATGAAACCATCTATATCGCGGCCAGTCATTGGAAAGGGACTCCACACTCGGGTTCTTAGTACGGTATTTATTCTTTAAACGAGAGCCGGTGTCCGGGTTTAGATCGTGTTACCTTTAGTTTAAATGAACGATGTTTCTTCCGATCCAGAGGAAGCTGACTATTTTTGTATCCCATGCCGGCACGAAGCGAAATAAAAAACATCATTTTTGACCTTGGCGGAGTCATTATCAATATTGACCCGGGTCTCACCCTGGAGCAGTTTCAAAAAGTTTATCCCGGAAATTTTCTCGATCGCTTTCGTCAACCCGACGTGCAGGAGATTCTTCACGGATTTGAAACCGGGAAATACGACGAGGCCAATTTTATCAAGGAGCTCCAAAAGGCTTTTGACTTTGAACTCGAAAAGGAAGAATTTATCCGGATTTGGAACCTAACGCTTCTGGATACGCCGCCCGAACGAATCAGTTTGATTCAGCAGTTGAGCAACGAATTTAGAGTGTTTCTCCTGAGCAACACCAATCCAACACACATGGAAGCTTACTTTGCTCAGATGGCCGAGGACCAAGAACTCTGGTTCCCCGATTTATTTGAAAAAGCCTATTTGTCCTACAACATGGGCCTACGGAAACCAGATCCCGAAATATTTAAAACCGTTCTCAAAGAGCAAGTTTTGCTACCCGAAGAAACCCTCTTTTTGGACGATACATTGGAACATATCGAATCGGCAAAATCGGTCGGAATCCATACCTGGCAGGTTACAGATAAGCCGATAACATCCCTACTTAATGATACTTGGAGGTAAACCCCGAAGAACGATTGGATTGCACCCCGATAATCCGAAAATCGTACAAACCTTTGATCAACGCCGATTTCCACACGAAACGGTTTTAACCGATTTGAAGAGTAGCAAAGATGCTGAATATGCGATAAAAGACATGTGGGTAAGAGGTGCACCTTTGATTGGAGCAACAGCCGCCTTTGGTGTCTATTTGGCGGGTTTGGAAGCCTTGGAAAACTCCGATCCAAAAGCCTATTTGGAAGAACGATTTGCCGCTCTGGAAGCGACGCGTCCCACGGCTGT is a window encoding:
- a CDS encoding histidine kinase, with protein sequence MSKALLIFPFLFFLFIQLHSEGNRPKQLDSLKQVFTLDDDIKVRSFTGLVYSDLMSDYSYDSAMWAVDYVIRDCEASNYEDGLAQAKTQKAWLLLIKLDYEQALTQAHEALEILEKPGRSANVMAETLNILGLINMELDRLEESKIYFNRTLALLVKAKDKNRIARMGTIHQNLGVIARPMKQYDTAIYHFKEALKIRLEQKDYKQVGYSNNTLGSTFLEMGELDSAGYYFERSLENFNTPNPPIEMPDILHFKYAEYLIAIGKYDEAIDQTKTGLKKAAYLGVSDRVIQGNDLLAKALYKSGQYQDGYDALMVRNHAHDSLFKSRNASAIAEIEERYQSAETEKKLAQSLAENLEQENRIIEMRFYVLATVIISLLFIFLSLSVFWFRNQKKKVTEAGLKEALATTKLVALRSQMNSHFIFNCVNTAQNFVLNGETEKAYEYLSQFARLLRGVLENSNLTFVPLEDEIDLIKNYLEIESTRFNGKFSYDITMDEKLQNEVFEIPSMIIQPFVENAIVHGLVNLEGRPGHLGIELNLKDQQIICRIEDNGVGREKAREIKQRKQKHYKSQAFSNIKERLNLFNQNGEDSLRFTIFDLYDKEGSGAGTRAKIWLPIH
- a CDS encoding T9SS type A sorting domain-containing protein, with amino-acid sequence MKLHVNLNAAFVLFGLLFTGAYSQAQQLTEVTGKRLYDHHSDDVLNPDGSVSGHQSGYDFVKHDYFDSFDPINRKYQNGEEKNLDMVEHNGPSVPPGLDFGVTAGASTMWNGDITGNGLTKWVKASAGFNYATITDMGDIESEYNAGTPSLSIETIEEGAIYVAKIRDMDMYVAMKCYAVVNPSFFGNNAHFDFDYKYGSRISTNVAILETESTPTLSIFPNPASNELTISNGNAESAQVTISYIDGQVMEVFTSEENSDLQLDISSWDNGVYFIHYQTSNHQPATLKFIKN
- a CDS encoding response regulator transcription factor — encoded protein: MLKVVLVDDHKLVTEGFKKIIDSSPGFEVIEIFNNPKQALINIPTLAPDIVVTDFEMPEINGIDFIDSLRQYLPNFKSIVLSMHLSSSLLSMVKEQNIQGYLPKSTDEFELMQCLEAVKAGRNFYSQEVLNNTLAETHQLKTISDKNKKYQLSKREQEILERVVDGLGTKQIADQLNLSPRTVETHRKNIMEKLDVNSVASLVRVAITEGLIQ
- a CDS encoding response regulator transcription factor, coding for MIKTVLVDDEQKSIDTLSKLIQSFTDNIDIVGTASDLNTAYSIITEQQPKLVFLDIDMGAYSGFDLLELFDEINFHVIFVTAHEKFALKAIKFSALDYIVKPVNPTELKQAVSKVENFNPLQQEGSKVKQMFTNFLTDQKEHHKITLPTFDGFEFVEVSTILYCRADGSYTHFHLQNGHKLTTSKNLKFYSEVLTDYGFYRCHSATLINLRYIKKFIKADGGFVIMEDDRELSVSKSRKGGLLELLSLGGSKRADY
- a CDS encoding T9SS type A sorting domain-containing protein, producing the protein MNKKLQLAFLVFTAFLIQTTAIAQFGPPQAYKFQIDHVFNGMPIASERVQVTSTIQVPDGYLILGNIERLNPNGDMANKIIMAHVDHHGEIPNSNFWIKEYGDDVTNQLGHQIIRDYLGNYVVLAEEMDQYLTPSRRILLYNVDLSGNISNVKTYNFFKPGNFGYCSTRGIEIIPTLGPNGPSGYAICGARFECTIQSDYPFVIRLDNNFNLTWQKIYPVANGKFLSIAQLHGLGQNFIAVGTNGDGIMAEIDYATGNLVVNANINNSGNLYSTGVRSFNKVISTSDGGFVLGSSIGLYSTSSGIPSEIGLHKFDQTRTRVWFSEYVNLNYNNNVLLEDIKETSLGYDVLHSSENGLIMTRIDPLNGDPVFSKKFTTGSTSSSFARFPETSVNYQKIHFSPGSIINEGTAFAAHFSHVTNLGGHPNTNERKEFRLIKMDSQFEAGSSNCQLPVIIAKDPFCTLQLFGPCRQLYANYGMLASISEGMIASTVPWGLSNLSDTTHYQCAEVVYEVSIPDDQDDGDVQTPFFKTTTGIDATANQEVEFTLKTLQISGLYELESSVEIERVQALDLSGKVVLDKTDRVQEVDLREYQGGVYLIRAFMNSGEVITSKVIKQ
- a CDS encoding HAD family phosphatase, yielding MPARSEIKNIIFDLGGVIINIDPGLTLEQFQKVYPGNFLDRFRQPDVQEILHGFETGKYDEANFIKELQKAFDFELEKEEFIRIWNLTLLDTPPERISLIQQLSNEFRVFLLSNTNPTHMEAYFAQMAEDQELWFPDLFEKAYLSYNMGLRKPDPEIFKTVLKEQVLLPEETLFLDDTLEHIESAKSVGIHTWQVTDKPITSLLNDTWR